The genome window TCGATGGTCACCGGCTCTTTGGTCCGCACATCCACGCCGGAAGCCTTTCGCGCATCCAGGGGGCTCGGCAGGTACGCCGCCACACCGTCCAGCAGCGGCTGCACCCCGATGTTCCTGAGCGCCGCCCCGGCAAAAACCGGCACAAAGGCCCCGGCCAGCGTTCCCGCGCGGAGCGCGGCCTGGATGGCGCCTTCCGGCACGTCTTCCCCGGCGAGGTAGGCTTCCATGACGCCCTCGTCAACATCGGCCAGGGCTTCGAGAAGCTTCTCGCGCCAGGGCGCGGCATATGCCGCCTCCTCTTCCGTCAGCGGCGCGCGGGTGACGGAGCGGCCCTTGTCCGCATCGTCGAACGCCAGCGATTCCATGCGGGCGAGATCGATAACGCCCCGGAACGATTCCTCCTGCCCCAGCGGGATGGTCACGGGCACGGGAACCGCCTTGAGGCGGCGGCGCATGGCGTCCAGCACCATGGAAAAATCCGCGCCGGGCCGGTCCATCTTGTTGACAAAGGCAAGCTTGGGGATGCCGAACTTCTCGGACTGCCGCCACACGGTCTCCGATTGCGGCTCCACCCCGCCGACGGCGCAGAACACGCCGACGGCGCCGTCCAGAACCCGGAGGGAGCGTTCCACCTCGATGGTAAAATCCACATGGCCCGGGGTATCGATGAGGTTGATGACCACACCGTCTCCAACCCCGGCCCCCTCGCCGTTCCACAGACAAGTGCCGCACGAGGACGCGATGGTGATGCCCCGCTCCTGCTCTTCCGGCATGAAGTCCATGGCCGCGGCGCCTTCGTGCACCTCGCCCATGCGGTGGATGTTGTCGGTATAGTAGAGAATGCGCTCGGAAAGCGTGGTCTTGCCCGCATCAATGTGCGCGATGATGCCGATGTTCCGGATCCGGGAGAGAGGCTCGGCCATGTGGTTCCCCAATTGCTACGCGGTCAGTCCGGGTCGACGCCGCTGAGGCCGAGGCTCGTTTCCCGGTAAAAATCACGCCCGAGTCCGGGCCAGGCCCAATATGCCTCATTACCGGGGCAGAGCACAAGGGGGGCGGCCTCAAGATATTCGGCGGCGGAACCTTCCGCGCAGAAAATCGCGGCAAAAGCGCCCGGTGAAGCCTCGCCTTCAAAGGATATCAAATCGGCGTCCGGCTGCGCAAAGCAAAGCCCGTCGCCGGGTGCGGGCCGCGCGACGGACCCGGCGGGAATCCCGATCCGCACGGGCGCGGCGTACCGGAGCACCGGCGTGCCCCGCTCCGCCGCGAGGCGGCTGATGGTTTCAAACACGGGGTCCCGCCCCAAAAGGACCAGGCGGCCGCGCGGGTCCGCTTCGCAACACCGCGTGACAAAACCGGCGGCGTCTTCCGGCGATGCGTCCATGACCAGCTCCTGCCCCGCCAGTTCCAGAGCCGCCAGGAGCGGCTGGGGAAACGGCGCGCCGTCCCGCCGGACCCGGCAGGCCAGAATATCCGGCACCCCGGCGAGCATGGCGGGCACCAGGGCGGCCAGTACGCGGGTCGGCCCCGCGTAGGCCTCGTCCCACAAAACCACGGCCCAGGGCGCCGGGCGGGACGCGGCGTGCAGGCGAAACCCCTGGCGCATGACGCGCGAGCAGCGCCCGGAAACGGCGTCTTCCGTGCCGTGAACGGCGGCCATCCGGGCGATGGCGGTTTTTACGGCGGCCCGCTCTTCGGGAGCCAGGGCGTCATACGCTGCCGCAAAAGCGGCGTCCGCCACCAGATTGGCGTCACAATCGCCGGGAAAGGTGAACGCCATAGCTGACTCCCTTTTATTTCCCGTCCAGCGGTCCCGCGAAAAGCGGCTTGCCGAGCTGCTGCTTGATGAAATTCACGGCAAAGGCGGCGATAAGTTCGTCCTTGGTCATGCTTTTACCGTAGCCGCCGTCCTTGATGATGTTCTGGAAATCGTCGGATTGCAGGGCGTCAACGGTTGCGGCGGATTCTTCGACCTTGGCGCTGTAGGGAGCGAACCGGGCCTGGAGGGCGGGAAGATCCAGGGCCTTCAGGGATTGTATGTACGCGTCGATGGCCGCCGGGGTGGGGCGCTTGGGCGATTCCATGAACGCCTTCAGCCCGGCGAAGGAGCGTTCCGCCCCGGCCGCGATGTGGCTGCGCTTGACCATGTTCATGCCGCTCCAACCGGCGTCCATCCAGCGGTACATGGAATAGCAGGTATCCTTGCCGCCGGGGGCGTCTTCATAAAACACGATGATGGAGGCGGAACTGTAGATATAGGTCTCGGCCCAGCCGATCCCCTTGGCCAGCGTTCCCTTGACGCCGGAGTAGACAAAGTCCCAGTTCGAGTAATTGCCGATGGTGGCGGCCTTTTTCCCGACCTCGGATTTTCCCTTCTGCCAGGAAAGGGAGATGATCGCCTGCTGTCCCTCGTGTTCGGTCAGGATCAGGACCCGGTCCAGCATATAGCGGTAATAGGCCCCGGAGTTGTCGTCCGGCGTGATCTCTTCCAATTCGGTGCCGCGCAGGACCAGGGGCTTGTCCTTGTGCTGGCCCAGCTGTTCCCACAGCGGTTTGGGCAGATTCAGAATGCCGGAACCCGGCTGCCAGGCGGCGTAGCGGATGGAGGCGGGATACACCACGGTCATGGGAACCTTGGGGTTGAACAGATATTCCAGGGTGGTGGCCAGCGGCACGTTGCGCAGGCGGGACCGCCAGAAAATGCCGGAACCCTTTTCGTACTTGTCCGGATTGGGAGCCTTGTCGTCCACGCCCTTGAGGTTGACCGGAGACATGGTGAATTCCAGAAACGCGGCAAGGGTCGCGGCGTCCGGCAGGGCCGCGCCGGAATCCCGCAGGGCCAGCAGCGCGCTTACGCCCTTTTGCACGTCCGGCGGGAGCGTGCCGTCATTGGCCGCTGCCGTGCCGGAAAACACAAGGGTGGAAAGGGTCAGGCAACAAAAAAAGACAGCGGCGCGAAAAAAACGCCTGTTTGAAAAAGTCGGTAGCTGGGTCATATTGTGGTACACCTTGAAAAAAGATAAAAGGATCATGTGAATGCGGCAATCCGCGCGTTTCAGCCCCGGCGGCACGGATCGGGGCGCCATCACCGCGAACCGCTCCGCACGGCGGCGGCAAAAGCCCGCCGAGGGGATTTTGGAAGATACGTGTCTCTCTCTGCCAGGTCAAGCGGCCGCCCCCGGTTACGGGCATTCCTTAATTAATAAGGGGAAAATATGCTCACTTTCTGCATTTTCATCGTCATCCTCTATCTGCTGGCGGTCTTCGCCGTTATTCTCCCCTACTGGTACGAGGTCGGCAACAATCCTTCGGAAGATATCCCCTCCGGCTCCTGGTCGGTGCGGCCGGTTATAAAACTGTGGCTGGAAGCGGCCCGGGCCTTCCTTTGCCTGGGCGCGGCCTTCGCGCTCGACCCCATCCTCCGGCGGATGTGCGCGAAAAAATACCGCGACGACGGCGAGGATCTGCCCCCGGTGCTTTTGGTGCACGGCCTGTACCACAACCCCTCCGGCTGGATGTACTTGCGGGGGCGGCTGTACAAGGCGGGTTTCCGCAAAATCCACACCATGGCCTATTCCAGCTGGAAAACCGATATTGCCGCCCTTACCGCCAAGCTGGAAACGGAAATTTGCGGCCTTGAGAGCCGGTATCCGGAGAAAAAACCGCTGCTCGTCGGGCACAGCCTCGGCGGGCTGCTTATCCGCAACTGGCTGGCCTCGACGGAAAACCAGGCGCGCATCCTTGGGGCCGTGACCCTGGGCGCGCCCCACCGGGGCAGCAAAATGGCGGCGGTGGCCTTCGGCAAGCTGGGGAGAAGCCTTCTCCCGGCGAACCCCTTTTTCGCGGACCTCGCGCGGCGGGAAAACGCGGCCTCCATCCCCTGCATTTCCCTTGTGGCCGAAGCGGATACCATGGTCCTGCCGCAGCATAACCTTGTCCCTATGACCAAGGGCTGGGAAATGCGCCTCACCCCCTACACGACCCACGCCGGGCTCATGACCAGGGGGGCCGTCTGCCGTATGGTGGCCTGGGAACTGCACCGCATCATAAGCATGGCGGGCAGGACGCCGGAAACAACACCCGCCCCGGAAACAGCGGCGCGGGAAACGGCTCCCGCCCCGGAAAAGGCTGCGCCGGAAGCCGCAACCGGCCCGGTGACGGAAAACGCCGTCCCGGAACCCATTCAAGCGGAAAAACCTGCGCCGGGAAAGACACGGACGCAAAACGCCTCCAAACCGGCGGCCAAAAGCGGGAACAAAAAACCGCCCGCCGCGCGAAAAAACGCGGGGAAAAAGTAGCGGGCAGCCGGCAACGGCACCGGCCATTCTTCGCGGCCGCCGGGTGGAACGCGGTCTGCCGCCTCCCGCGAACAGCGCGCCCCGGAGCGCTGAAAGGCCTTGACCCTGAGTGGGTCTTTCCGTACGTTCTCGCTTTTACAGCCTTGAACATGGGCGTTGCGCAATCCCTTGCGCATACACCGTCACGGCTGATGGAAAACCACAGTTATGTGACGCGTTCCGCCCGTGTGTTTCCAAACGCATGCGCGGCAGCGTACCGGAGATATGATG of uncultured delta proteobacterium contains these proteins:
- a CDS encoding exported hypothetical protein (Evidence 5 : No homology to any previously reported sequences), with the translated sequence MLTFCIFIVILYLLAVFAVILPYWYEVGNNPSEDIPSGSWSVRPVIKLWLEAARAFLCLGAAFALDPILRRMCAKKYRDDGEDLPPVLLVHGLYHNPSGWMYLRGRLYKAGFRKIHTMAYSSWKTDIAALTAKLETEICGLESRYPEKKPLLVGHSLGGLLIRNWLASTENQARILGAVTLGAPHRGSKMAAVAFGKLGRSLLPANPFFADLARRENAASIPCISLVAEADTMVLPQHNLVPMTKGWEMRLTPYTTHAGLMTRGAVCRMVAWELHRIISMAGRTPETTPAPETAARETAPAPEKAAPEAATGPVTENAVPEPIQAEKPAPGKTRTQNASKPAAKSGNKKPPAARKNAGKK
- a CDS encoding conserved exported hypothetical protein (Evidence 4 : Homologs of previously reported genes of unknown function), with translation MAPRSVPPGLKRADCRIHMILLSFFKVYHNMTQLPTFSNRRFFRAAVFFCCLTLSTLVFSGTAAANDGTLPPDVQKGVSALLALRDSGAALPDAATLAAFLEFTMSPVNLKGVDDKAPNPDKYEKGSGIFWRSRLRNVPLATTLEYLFNPKVPMTVVYPASIRYAAWQPGSGILNLPKPLWEQLGQHKDKPLVLRGTELEEITPDDNSGAYYRYMLDRVLILTEHEGQQAIISLSWQKGKSEVGKKAATIGNYSNWDFVYSGVKGTLAKGIGWAETYIYSSASIIVFYEDAPGGKDTCYSMYRWMDAGWSGMNMVKRSHIAAGAERSFAGLKAFMESPKRPTPAAIDAYIQSLKALDLPALQARFAPYSAKVEESAATVDALQSDDFQNIIKDGGYGKSMTKDELIAAFAVNFIKQQLGKPLFAGPLDGK
- a CDS encoding conserved hypothetical protein (Evidence 4 : Homologs of previously reported genes of unknown function), which encodes MAFTFPGDCDANLVADAAFAAAYDALAPEERAAVKTAIARMAAVHGTEDAVSGRCSRVMRQGFRLHAASRPAPWAVVLWDEAYAGPTRVLAALVPAMLAGVPDILACRVRRDGAPFPQPLLAALELAGQELVMDASPEDAAGFVTRCCEADPRGRLVLLGRDPVFETISRLAAERGTPVLRYAAPVRIGIPAGSVARPAPGDGLCFAQPDADLISFEGEASPGAFAAIFCAEGSAAEYLEAAPLVLCPGNEAYWAWPGLGRDFYRETSLGLSGVDPD